A DNA window from Fragaria vesca subsp. vesca linkage group LG3, FraVesHawaii_1.0, whole genome shotgun sequence contains the following coding sequences:
- the LOC101307095 gene encoding probable xyloglucan endotransglucosylase/hydrolase protein 16-like produces MVAPYNCDRVGKMLKIVLFFLSVSCPFMAAASAGNFYRDFDLTWGDHRAKILDGGNLLTLSLDRISGSGFQSKREYLFGRIDMQLKLVAGNSAGTVTAYYLSSQGPNHDEIDFEFLGNLSGDPYIVHTNVYTQGKGDREQQFHLWFDPTKNFHTYSILWNPQRIIFLVDNTPIRVFNNEEAIGVGFPKKQPMKLYSSLWNADQWATRGGLIKTDWSKAPFTAYYKGFNANACVWSRGSLSCASGRSTPRPYGLGMNYNNGWQTQGLDAPGRRRLRWVQRYHMIYNYCTDLKRFPQGRPRECRRSRV; encoded by the exons ATGGTGGCGCCCTACAATTGTGATAGAGTTGGCAAGATGTTGAAGATCGTCTTGTTCTTTCTGTCTGTCAGTTGTCCCTTCATGGCTGCAGCTTCAGCTGGTAATTTCTACCGGGACTTCGACCTAACTTGGGGTGATCATCGAGCTAAGATACTCGATGGTGGAAACCTCCTCACTCTTTCTCTCGACCGAATCTCTGGCTCTGGGTTTCAGTCCAAAAGAGAATATCTCTTCGGCAGAATCGACATGCAGCTCAAGCTTGTCGCCGGGAACTCCGCCGGCACCGTCACCGCTTACTAT TTATCTTCACAAGGGCCGAATCACGATGAGATTGATTTCGAGTTCTTGGGGAACTTGAGTGGAGATCCTTATATTGTGCATACAAACGTTTACACGCAAGGGAAAGGGGATAGAGAGCAACAATTCCACCTATGGTTCGACCCAACAAAAAACTTTCATACATACTCAATCCTGTGGAATCCCCAACGTATCAT ATTCCTAGTGGACAACACACCCATAAGAGTGTTCAACAATGAGGAAGCAATTGGGGTTGGCTTCCCCAAGAAGCAACCCATGAAGCTCTACTCGAGTCTATGGAACGCGGACCAGTGGGCAACAAGAGGCGGGCTAATCAAAACCGACTGGTCCAAAGCTCCATTCACAGCATACTACAAAGGCTTCAATGCCAATGCCTGTGTTTGGTCTCGGGGTTCTTTGTCGTGTGCCAGTGGCCGAAGTACCCCTAGACCATATGGCTTGGGCATGAACTATAACAATGGATGGCAGACTCAAGGGCTTGATGCACCTGGCCGAAGAAGACTGAGATGGGTGCAGAGGTACCACATGATATATAACTATTGCACTGATCTGAAGCGATTCCCTCAGGGACGTCCAAGGGAGTGTAGGCGTTCTAGGGTTTAG
- the LOC101306796 gene encoding eukaryotic translation initiation factor 4E-1-like has translation MVVEEAAKTISASEDQSKTESNNPKSMQDENELEEGEIVGGGDDESSKMSKPQQHPLEHSWTFWFDIPSSKPGKSKQEDWGSSLRPIYTFSTVEEFWGIYNNIRHPSKLNVGTDFHCFKNKIEPKWEDPVCANGGKWTLTFPKGKSDNSWLHTLLALIGEQFDHGDEICGAVVNVRGRQEKISIWTKNAENEAAQMSIGKQWKSFLDSNENIGFIFHEDARRERNPKNSYTV, from the exons ATGGTGGTGGAGGAGGCAGCCAAGACTATCTCAGCTTCAGAGGATCAGAGCAAGACGGAGTCGAACAACCCTAAATCAATGCAAGACGAGAACGAGCTCGAAGAAGGAGAGATCGTCGGCGGCGGCGACGACGAGTCGTCGAAGATGTCGAAGCCGCAGCAGCACCCTCTGGAGCACTCGTGGACCTTCTGGTTCGATATCCCGTCGTCCAAGCCCGGCAAGTCCAAGCAAGAGGATTGGGGCAGCTCGCTTCGCCCGATCTACACCTTCTCTACTGTTGAGGAGTTCTGGGG TATCTACAACAATATACGCCATCCAAGCAAGTTGAATGTGGGGACAGACTTCCATTGTTTCAAAAACAAAATTGAGCCAAAGTGGGAGGATCCTGTGTGTGCTAATGGAGGGAAATGGACTCTGACATTTCCTAAAGGGAAATCTGATAATTCCTGGCTGCATACG TTGCTGGCACTGATCGGGGAACAGTTTGATCATGGAGATGAAATATGTGGAGCAGTTGTCAATGTTAGAGGCAGGCAAGAAAAAATTTCAATTTGGACCAAGAATGCAGAAAATGAGGCAGCTCAG ATGAGCATTGGCAAACAATGGAAGAGCTTTCTGGATAGCAACGAAAATATAGGTTTCATATTTCAT GAAGATGCAAGACGGGAGAGAAATCCCAAGAATAGTTACACTGTGTGA
- the LOC101306502 gene encoding transcription factor GTE8-like — protein MIATETTMFSGNKLKIKFSCKRVEAEVGKVVESDDGKVSRDFGDTVSAKSLSSVAQSSLSGGKKRGPQGDIEAPREKKLKMDRKLKSQCSTILNTLISHKDSWAFRTPVDPVELQIPDYFDVISSPMDLGTIKLKLDRNLYFGAGEFASDVRLTFSNAMLYNPPGNPFHQMAKDLNTKFEMKWSLLDVKWSQGSSKVDKGENSCGHIKKISEITDRRLNSHQSTPFQNVSVTKSSVPCKENGGTLGASDSEVKLAKTVKFSTAKVTGKNIDRGCNSGGSHSSGSRSAKQLPSLVGSKCRTCCNITCQCSLRTENHSSAFVSDISPERSLGKEQNHQLSTAYVPGPDCQAKSSSTSHMRKSDPESDGAVSALDEETMCPSSHLTTPVTDATSGEEWSTPIFSVPLSPKKALRAAMLKSRFADTILKAQQKSLLDQGNRSDPLKMQQEKARLERKQREEKAKIEAEIRAAEAAAQKQAELELKERQEREREEARLALEKVERTVVFEQNCYILEELKKLAGYHGGSWGSHFRSPLERLGLFIKDEYTVDVDELEEGEEGEIF, from the exons ATGATTGCCACAGAAACAACCATGTTTTCGGGCAACAAGTTGAAGATCAAATTTTCCTGCAAAAGAGTAGAAGCTGAGGTTGGGAAAGTAGTAGAATCCGATGATGGGAAAGTGTCGCGTGACTTTGGGGATACAGTGTCTGCCAAGAGTTTGAGCTCTGTTGCACAATCTTCTCTCTCGGGTGGGAAGAAGAGGGGACCCCAAGGGGATATTGAGGCTCCGAGAGAGAAGAAGCTGAAGATGGATCGTAAATTGAAGAGTCAGTGTTCGACAATTCTGAATACACTGATTTCTCATAAGGACTCTTGGGCTTTCCGAACACCAGTTGATCCTGTTGAGCTACAAATTCCTGATTATTTTGATGTCATCTCTTCTCCCATGGATTTGGGAACAATTAAATTAAAGCTGGATAGGAATTTGTATTTTGGCGCTGGAGAGTTCGCATCTGATGTCAGGTTGACCTTTTCTAATGCCATGCTCTATAATCCTCCGGGCAATCCTTTTCATCAGATGGCAAAAGACTTAAATACAAAGTTTGAGATGAAATGGAGTCTTCTGGATGTGAAGTGGAGTCAGGGAAGCTCAAAGGTTGACAAAGGGGAAAATTCGTGTGGGCATATTAAGAAAATATCTGAAATAACTGATAGGAGACTGAATTCCCATCAATCTACTCCGTTTCAGAATGTATCAGTGACCAAAAGCTCAGTCCCATGCAAAGAGAATGGTGGAACTCTTGGTGCAAGTGATAGTGAG GTCAAGCTTGCCAAAACAGTCAAGTTCTCTACTGCAAAAGTGACGGGAAAGAACATTGATAGAG GCTGCAATAGTGGTGGCAGCCATTCTTCTGGCTCTAGAAGTGCAAAGCAGCTACCAAGCTTGGTTGGTAGCAAATGTAGAACATGTTGCAACATTACATGCCAATGCAGTCTACGCACTGAAAATCACTCAAGTG CTTTTGTTTCAGACATATCTCCTGAGAGGTCATTAGGCAAAGAACAAAATCATCAGTTGTCTACTGCCTATGTACCCGGACCG GATTGTCAAGCAAAAAGCTCTTCCACATCCCATATGAGAAAGTCAGATCCAGAGTCTGATG GGGCAGTAAGTGCTCTGGATGAGGAAACCATGTGCCCCAGTTCTCATCTCACAACCCCTGTCACTGATGCTACTTCTGGAGAAG AATGGAGCACTCCTATCTTTAGTGTTCCACTATCACCAAAAAAGGCTCTCCGTGCTGCCATGCTGAAGAGTCGCTTTGCGGATACTATTTTGAAAGCTCAACAGAAAAGTCTTCTTGATCAA GGTAATAGAAGTGATCCACTGAAGATGCAACAAGAGAAGGCAAGATTAGAGCGTAAGCAACGTGAAG AGAAGGCAAAGATTGAAGCTGAAATAAGAGCCGCGGAAGCTGCTGCACAAAAGCAGGCTGAGCTTGAATTGAAGGAGCGACAAGAAAGAGAAAGAGAAGAAGCTCGTCTTGCACTTGAAAAG GTGGAGAGGACTGTCGTTTTTGAGCAGAACTGCTATATCCTTGAGGAACTTAAAAAGTTAGCCGGGTATCATGGTGGCTCTTGGGGATCACACTTCCGATCACCACTGGAGCGACTTGGTTTGTTTATCAAGGACGAGTATACAGTAGATGTTGATGAATTGGAGGAAGGGGAAGAAGGGGAGATTTTTTGA
- the LOC101307377 gene encoding 60S ribosomal protein L44-like — MVNVPKTKKTYCKSKECKKHTLHKVTQYKKGKDSLAAQGKRRYDRKQSGYGGQTKPVFHKKAKTTKKIVLRLQCQGCKHVSQHPIKRCKHFEIGGDKKGKGTSLF, encoded by the exons ATG GTGAACGTTCCCAAGACAAAGAAGACCTACTGCAAGAGCAAGGAGTGCAAGAAGCACACCTTGCACAAGGTGACGCAGTACAAGAAGGGCAAGGACAGTCTTGCGGCTCAGGGAAAGCGTCGTTATGATCGCAAGCAATCTGGATATGGAGGTCAGACCAAGCCAGTCTTTCACAAGAAG GCCAAGACTACCAAGAAGATTGTTCTAAGGCTTCAATGCCAGGGATGCAAGCACGTTTCTCAGCATCCAATCAAG AGGTGCAAGCACTTCGAGATCGGTGGAGACAAGAAGGGAAAGGGAACATCGCTTTTTTAA
- the LOC101307671 gene encoding bidirectional sugar transporter SWEET2a-like: MLPMELSSVYLGCSDAAGIAGNIFAFVLFVSPIPTFKRIIRNKSTEQFSGLPYIYAFLNCLICLWYGMPVVKTGIILVATVNSFGAVFQLIYISIYIAHAEKEIKVRMLGLLLVVLAIFGLIVFVSLRVLDYDERQTFVGYLSVVSLISMFASPLFIIKLVIKTRSVEFMPFYLSLATFLMSFSFAAYGLFKEDPFLYVPNGIGTILAIVQLALYLYYNSISKKDLREPLITYV, translated from the exons ATGTTGCCAATGGAGTTGTCTTCTGTGTATTTAGGTTGCAGTGATGCAGCTGGAATTGCTG GTAATATTTTTGCATTTGTGTTGTTTGTCTCACCGAT ACCAACATTTAAGAGAATCATCAGAAACAAGTCAACGGAACAATTTTCAGGATTGCCTTACATATATGCCTTTCTGAATTGCTTGATATGCCTCTGGTATGGCATGCCTGTTGTTAAGACTGGGATCATATTGGTGGCTACAGTCAATTCATTTGGAGCAGTTTTCCAGTTGATCTACATAAGCATATACATCGCTCATGCTGAAAAAGAAATTAAG GTGAGGATGCTGGGATTGTTACTGGTAGTTCTTGCTATTTTTGGATTGATAGTCTTTGTGAGCTTAAGAGTTTTAGACTATGATGAAAGGCAAACATTTGTCGGATATTTGAGTGTTGTTTCACTTATCTCAATGTTCGCTTCACCACTGTTTATCATA AAATTGGTGATCAAAACAAGGAGCGTCGAGTTCATGCCATTCTATCTTTCACTTGCAACCTTCTTGATGAGCTTCTCTTTCGCTGCATACGGATTGTTCAAGGAAGATCCATTCCTATAT GTTCCAAATGGTATTGGAACAATTTTGGCTATTGTTCAGTTGGCTTTGTACTTATACTACAACAGTATATCTAAAAAGGACTTGAGAGAACCCCTGATTACATATGTCTGA
- the LOC101300038 gene encoding uncharacterized protein LOC101300038: MTEEFQEAEVIFSESGESCLDFRQQQQQSAKKSSVTKKKKMGNSVPVRIPNQMFDLRGGGGGGVVNDLDDDERYYKDEGEMVPPHLIVRRRVEGKMEFSMCTGNGRTLKGRDLSQVRNSILRMTGFLEA; encoded by the coding sequence ATGACAGAAGAGTTTCAAGAAGCGGAGGTGATCTTCTCTGAGAGCGGAGAGTCCTGCTTGGATTTCCGGCAACAACAGCAACAAAGCGCCAAGAAGTCGTCGGTGACAAAGAAGAAGAAAATGGGGAACTCGGTGCCGGTGAGGATTCCGAATCAAATGTTCGACCTCCGTGGCGGCGGCGGCGGCGGTGTTGTTAATGACCTCGACGACGACGAGCGTTACTACAAGGACGAAGGCGAGATGGTGCCGCCGCATTTGATCGTACGGCGGCGCGTGGAAGGGAAGATGGAGTTTTCGATGTGCACCGGAAACGGAAGAACTCTCAAGGGGAGGGATTTGAGTCAAGTCCGGAATTCCATTCTGAGGATGACCGGGTTCTTGGAAGCTTGA
- the LOC101307967 gene encoding uncharacterized protein LOC101307967 has translation MPSGAKRRKAAKKKKEQETQNGDSSTTNKANPQGDEGKIRDEKGSDSGQVDSKPLAKEWRPVAKGKSVEGDSSDAEATRKDGGVKFERDLKEGSKSNKRAGSGKESSKGSSSSGSGSSSSSDGESRVVDRRRKEKGDASEEKPASVSEGKPARVSEEKPASVSEGKPASVSDGKPTHVSKEKPAGVSEGKPARVSEEKPASVSEEKPASDLVKSVDSLLAEVTHSAGDAPAEKTTSLDAEKTHSLHSDKPVASVPGMTVHLTETTQVDGLVISGTVVKPAVESGTEKLLPTGDPESLTDSLPEKIESMVTPMPIENGKASPSMAESVSKENGSKVLPSLVVSVAQTSNDAGSIKDSEIPEYSESQPLVAPAPRVVEKTSWFGCCGILDVITGSRR, from the exons ATGCCGTCAGGTGCTAAGAGAAGAAAGGCCGCCAAGAAAAAGAAGGAGCAGGAGACCCAGAATGGGGATTCATCAACAACCAACAAAGCCAACCCTCAAG GAGATGAAGGGAAAATCCGGGATGAGAAAGGAAGTGATAGTGGTCAGGTTGACTCTAAACCTCTAGCTAAAGAGTGGAGACCAGTTGCTAAAGGTAAGTCCGTAGAGGGAGATTCTAGTGATGCAGAGGCTACACGGAAAGATGGCGGTGTTAAATTTGAGAGGGATTTGAAGGAGGGTTCCAAGAGCAATAAGCGTGCTGGGTCTGGAAAGGAATCAAGTAAAGGTTCGAGTAGTAGCGGTAGCGGTAGTAGTAGTAGTTCAGATGGCGAGTCTCGCGTTGTTGACAGGAGAAGGAAGGAGAAGGGCGATGCTTCAGAGGAAAAACCTGCTAGTGTTTCAGAGGGAAAACCTGCTCGTGTTTCAGAGGAAAAACCTGCTAGTGTTTCAGAAGGTAAACCTGCTAGTGTTTCAGACGGAAAACCAACTCATGTTTCAAAAGAAAAACCTGCTGGTGTGTCAGAGGGAAAACCAGCTCGTGTTTCAGAGGAAAAACCTGCTAGTGTTTCGGAGGAAAAACCTGCTAGTGATTTAGTTAAGTCAGTTGATTCTTTACTAGCAGAAGTGACTCACTCTGCTGGAGATGCACCGGCTGAGAAGACTACGAGTTTAGATGCAGAAAAGACCCATTCACTTCATTCTGATAAGCCTGTAGCTTCTGTTCCTGGGATGACTGTGCACCTTACAGAAACTACTCAAGTTGACGGTCTAGTGATCTCTGGTACAGTGGTAAAACCGGCTGTGGAGAGTGGTACAGAGAAATTGTTGCCTACTGGGGATCCAGAAAGTTTGACAGATTCTCTGCCAGAGAAAATCGAGAGTATGGTGACTCCCATGCCAATTGAGAATGGTAAGGCATCTCCGAGTATGGCGGAATCTGTATCTAAAGAAAATGGGAGTAAAGTGTTGCCATCCTTAGTTGTTTCTGTCGCTCAAACTAGTAATGATGCTGGATCCATTAAAGATTCCGAAATTCCAGAGTATTCTGAAAGCCAG CCGCTAGTAGCTCCTGCCCCACGAGTGGTAGAAAAAACTTCTTGGTTTGGTTGCTGCGGAATTCTGGACGTGATAACAGGCTCTAGGAGATAA
- the LOC101308262 gene encoding uncharacterized protein LOC101308262, with amino-acid sequence MAGQQLKSVAGLLLVLNFCMYVIVLGIGGWAMNRAIDHGFIIGADYNLPAHFSPIYFPMGNAATGFFVTFALIAGVVGVASAISGLNHLRSWTYDSLPSAAAAATIAWTLTLLAMGFAWKEIELEIRNARLRTMEAFLIILSVTQLLYIAAIHGSVSAIHGPVSR; translated from the exons ATGGCCGGTCAGCAGTTAAAATCTGTCGCTGGTTTGCTTTTGGTTCTGAATTTCTGCATGTATGTCATTGTGCTAGGCATCGGCGGCTGGGCCATGAATAGAGCAATCGACCATGGTTTCATTATCG GTGCTGATTATAATCTTCCTGCGCACTTCTCACCCATATACTTCCCAATGGGGAATGCTGCCACTGGATTCTTCGTAACATTTGCTTTGATCGCCGGAGTTGTTGGTGTTGCTTCAGCCATTTCTGGACTCAACCATCTTCGTTCTTGGACATATGATAGCTTGCCATCTGCAGCCGCAGCTGCTACAATTGCCTGGACTCTCACTCTCCTCGCCATGGG CTTTGCTTGGAAGGAGATAGAGCTTGAAATCAGGAATGCTCGTCTG AGGACAATGGAGGCGTTCCTAATCATCCTTTCAGTTACTCAGCTTCTGTATATAGCAGCCATCCATGGCTCTGTATCAGCCATCCATGGCCCTGTATCAAGATGA
- the LOC101308549 gene encoding 60S ribosomal protein L32-1-like — MAVPLLKKSIVKKRVKQFKRPQSDRKICVKTNWRRPKGIDSRVRRKFKGVTLMPNIGYGSDKKTRHYLPNRFKKFVVHNVKELEVLMMHNMTYCAEIAHNISTRKRKDIVERAAQLDVVVTNKLARLRSQEDE, encoded by the exons ATGGCGGTTCCGTTGTTGAAGAAGTCGATCGTGAAGAAGAGGGTCAAGCAGTTCAAGCGGCCCCAGAGCGACCGGAAGATCTGCGTCAAG ACCAACTGGAGGAGGCCTAAGGGTATTGACTCTCGTGTACGAAGAAAGTTCAAGGGAGTTACTCTCATGCCCAACATTGGTTACGGTTCTGACAAGAAGACTCGCCATTACCTACCCAATCGTTTCAAGAAGTTTGTTGTCCACAATGTCAAGGAGCTTGAAGTTCTGATGATGCACAATAT GACCTATTGTGCTGAAATTGCACACAATATCTCCACAAGGAAGAGGAAGGATATTGTTGAGAGAGCTGCCCAGCTTGATGTGGTTGTCACTAACAAGCTTGCTAGGTTGCGAAGCCAAGAGGATGAATGA